One genomic window of Tachypleus tridentatus isolate NWPU-2018 chromosome 12, ASM421037v1, whole genome shotgun sequence includes the following:
- the LOC143235558 gene encoding small ribosomal subunit protein eS12-like isoform X1, with protein sequence MSDVEIREGAVAGTMDVNTALQEVLKLALIHDGLARGLHEAAKALDKRQAHLCVLATNCDEAMYIKLVEALCAEHQINLIKVDSNKKLGEWAGLCKIDKEGKARKVVGCSCVVVKDYGKETQAHDVLNEYFKSKRG encoded by the exons ATGTCTGACGTCGAAAT CAGAGAAGGTGCAGTGGCTGGGACCATGGACGTTAACACAGCCCTACAAGAAGTTCTCAAGTTGGCTTTAATACATGATGGCTTGGCACGTGGCCTTCACGAAGCAGCAAAAGCTTTGGACAA GCGTCAAGCTCATCTCTGTGTTTTGGCAACAAATTGCGACGAAGCAATGTATATAAAATTAGTGGAAGCTCTTTGTGCTGAACACCAGATTAATCTTATTAAG GTGGACAGTAACAAAAAGCTTGGGGAGTGGGCTGGACTTTGTAAAATTGATAAGGAAGGCAAAGCTAGAAAGGTAGTAGGATGCAGCTGTGTTGTAGTGAAG GATTATGGTAAAGAAACGCAAGCCCATGATGTGTTGAATGAATATTTCAAGTCTAAACGAGGTTAA
- the LOC143235558 gene encoding small ribosomal subunit protein eS12-like isoform X2 — protein sequence MSDVEIEGAVAGTMDVNTALQEVLKLALIHDGLARGLHEAAKALDKRQAHLCVLATNCDEAMYIKLVEALCAEHQINLIKVDSNKKLGEWAGLCKIDKEGKARKVVGCSCVVVKDYGKETQAHDVLNEYFKSKRG from the exons ATGTCTGACGTCGAAAT AGAAGGTGCAGTGGCTGGGACCATGGACGTTAACACAGCCCTACAAGAAGTTCTCAAGTTGGCTTTAATACATGATGGCTTGGCACGTGGCCTTCACGAAGCAGCAAAAGCTTTGGACAA GCGTCAAGCTCATCTCTGTGTTTTGGCAACAAATTGCGACGAAGCAATGTATATAAAATTAGTGGAAGCTCTTTGTGCTGAACACCAGATTAATCTTATTAAG GTGGACAGTAACAAAAAGCTTGGGGAGTGGGCTGGACTTTGTAAAATTGATAAGGAAGGCAAAGCTAGAAAGGTAGTAGGATGCAGCTGTGTTGTAGTGAAG GATTATGGTAAAGAAACGCAAGCCCATGATGTGTTGAATGAATATTTCAAGTCTAAACGAGGTTAA